Proteins from a single region of Lampris incognitus isolate fLamInc1 chromosome 16, fLamInc1.hap2, whole genome shotgun sequence:
- the dnaaf2 gene encoding protein kintoun, translated as MEAREKLKDLNMTADEVERFTKAFKDETFRGMLLDYAKEVSDPENKKKYEKEIKQLEEGKGNSVDFIHPEPFRALRTSLNGEQKCFINICANGKVGKPEFNWGVSEDGSRGQHWSLPHSLHPGRPNRDRKGNSFMIFDVIFHPDTLHIASKNKRFMDMVDDTAIQGIQGCFKVILDKNNVRELSIKYKGTPQPCVIRKPIPGYKAKEPSAEPDPLAYPYPDEQSFSSTAKSELKEVPRDKNSGDKPLTFKVELQKPKEPTVPNYTLKHRSFIDLQDFRCSRDSAQSPRPKEIVVTIDMPLLKTARDTTVEVKGKSLWLESIKPAYRLEVPLAYPVDEDKGQAKFNKQKGQLTITLPVLPSKDALDFVKGLTQIVGNNEKEEEEENGGTIEKLRDHKREDGLCEEEDENHVEDENWKEQNIEGEKIEEEKSGQGETNKWEERRDKAAQAEGSCATSFPVGTVVPQINLSAEENELEPVDNSMTSHYTEDKSISALENNMELAKLFRCIGEEEGGGSENVSISSPQIKTSELNGDAGMTAENDDYSNKNLNKKMELDASPLNQIYCENSQTPTALAVMVPGPNSNPCKDGSMPQRITEIRDTPELHEGRENTHPTTEVTIGLGAGVEKEDMDEDDLQVEQTFAMEDHNEKPLPVLLREIDENGEETVICDHSTRAGFAFQNSLLYELD; from the exons ATGGAGGCTAGAGAAAAACTGAAGGATCTGAACATGACGGCGGATGAGGTAGAAAGATTCACGAAGGCTTTCAAAGATGAGACGTTCAGGGGGATGCTGCTGGATTACGCCAAAGAAGTGTCGGATCCTGAAAATAAGAAAAAATACGAAAAGGAGATAAAACAGTTGGAGGAAGGGAAAGGAAACAGCGTTGATTTCATCCACCCGGAACCATTTAGAGCGCTGCGGACGAGCCTGAACGGGGAGCAGAAGTGCTTCATTAACATCTGTGCCAACGGGAAAGTTGGTAAGCCTGAGTTTAATTGGGGGGTGTCCGAGGATGGTAGCAGGGGGCAGCACTGGTCCCTGCCCCACAGTTTGCACCCCGGAAGACCAAACAGAGATCGAAAGGGCAACAGTTTCATGATCTTTGATGTTATTTTCCATCCTGACACACTTCACATAGCAAGCAAGAACAAGAGGTTCATGGACATGGTGGACGACACAGCCATTCAGGGAATCCAGGGATGTTTCAAAGTTATTCTGGACAAAAATAATGTGAGAGAGTTGTCCATCAAATATAAAGGGACCCCACAACCTTGTGTGATTCGAAAACCGATCCCTGGCTACAAAGCTAAGGAGCCCTCAGCAGAGCCTGACCCTCTCGCTTACCCTTACCCTGATGAGCAAAGCTTTAGCTCAACCGCAAAATCTGAGCTGAAAGAAGTTCCTAGAGACAAGAACAGTGGTGACAAACCCTTGACCTTCAAGGTGGAGCTACAGAAACCCAAAGAGCCAACAGTACCAAACTACACACTGAAACACCGATCTTTCATTGACCTGCAGGACTTTAGATGTTCAAGAGACTCGGCCCAGAGCCCAAGACCTAAAGAGATAGTTGTCACCATTGACATGCCACTTCTCAAGACAGCCAGGGACACTACTGTAGAAGTCAAGGGGAAAAGCCTGTGGCTGGAATCAATAAAACCAGCCTACAGACTAGAGGTGCCCTTAGCATACCCTGTGGATGAGGATAAAGGACAGGCAAAGTTCAACAAACAAAAAGGACAGCTGACCATCACGCTGCCGGTTCTTCCTTCAAAGGATGCTTTAGATTTCGTCAAGGGTCTCACTCAGATTGTTGGCAACaatgagaaggaggaggaggaggaaaatggAGGGACCATAGAGAAACTGAGGGACCATAAAAGGGAAGATggtctatgtgaagaggaggaTGAAAATCATGTGGAGGATGAGAACTGGAAAGAGCAGAATATAGAAGGTGAGAAAATTGAGGAGGAAAAAAGTGGGCAAGGAGAAACCAACAAATGGGAAGAGAGACGTGACAAAGCAGCACAGGCAGAGGGTTCCTGTGCAACAAGTTTCCCAGTGGGGACTGTTGTCCCACAGATAAACCTGTCCGCTGAAGAGAACGAGTTAGAACCTGTTGATAATAGCATGACCTCACATTACACTGAAGACAAATCCATCTCAGCCTTAGAAAATAACATGGAGTTAGCTAAACTCTTCAGATGCATTggagaagaggagggaggaggttCAGAAAACGTTTCTATATCAAGTCCCCAGATAAAGACTTCAGAGCTGAATGGAGATGCTGGAATGACTGCAGAGAATGATGATTATTCAAATAAGAATCTGAATAAGAAG ATGGAGTTGGACGCCTCACCTCTGAATCAAATATACTGTGAAAACTCCCAAACCCCCACAGCtttggcagtcatggtacctggCCCAAACAGCAACCCGTGTAAAGATGGCAGcatgccacagcggatcacagagattagagacacacctgagctaCATGAAGGCAGAGAGAACACCCACCCCACTACGGAAGTTACCATAGGCCTAGGGGCAGGTGTGGAGAAGGAGGACATGGATGAAGATGACTTGCAGGTGGAGCAGACCTTCGCAATGGAAGACCACAATGAGAAGCCACTTCCAGTCTTGCTGAGGGAGATCGATGAGAACGGGGAGGAGACGGTCATCTGTGATCATTCCACACGTGCTGGGTTCGCCTTCCAAAACTCCCTGCTGTATGAACTGGACTGA